From Acinonyx jubatus isolate Ajub_Pintada_27869175 chromosome F2, VMU_Ajub_asm_v1.0, whole genome shotgun sequence, the proteins below share one genomic window:
- the PLEKHF2 gene encoding pleckstrin homology domain-containing family F member 2, translating to MVDRLANSEANTRRINIVENCFGAAGQPLTIPGRVLIGEGVLTKLCRKKPKARQFFLFNDILVYGNIVIQKKKYNKQHIIPLENVTIDSIKDEGDLRNGWLIKTPTKSFAVYAATATEKSEWMNHINKCVTDLLSKSGKTPSNEHAAVWVPDSEATVCMRCQKAKFTPVNRRHHCRKCGFVVCGPCSEKRFLLPSQSSKPVRICDFCYDLLSTGDMATCQPTRSDSYSQSLKSPLNDVSDDDDDDDSSD from the coding sequence ATGGTGGATCGCTTGGCAAACAGTGAAGCAAATACTAGACGTATAAATATAGTAGAAAACTGTTTTGGAGCAGCTGGTCAACCCTTAACTATACCAGGAAGGGTTCTTATTGGAGAAGGAGTATTGACTAAGTTGTGCAGAAAAAAGCCCAAAGCAAggcaatttttcttatttaatgatATTCTTGTATATGGCAATATTGTcatccagaagaaaaaatataacaaacaacATATTATTCCCCTGGAAAATGTCACTATTGATTCCATCAAAGATGAGGGAGACTTAAGGAATGGATGGCTTATCAAGACACCAACTAAATCATTTGCAGTTTATGCTGCCACTGCCACTGAGAAATCAGAATGGATGaatcacataaataaatgtgttactGACTTACTCTCCAAAAGTGGGAAGACACCCAGTAATGAACATGCTGCTGTCTGGGTTCCTGACTCTGAGGCAACTGTATGTATGCGTTGTCAGAAAGCAAAATTCACACCTGTTAATCGTCGTCACCATTGCCGCAAATGTGGTTTTGTTGTCTGTGGGCCCTGCTCTGAAAAGAGATTTCTTCTTCCAAGCCAGTCCTCTAAGCCTGTGCGGATTTGTGACTTCTGCTATGACCTGCTTTCCACCGGGGACATGGCCACGTGCCAGCCTACTAGATCAGACTCTTACAGTCAATCATTGAAGTCTCCtttaaatgatgtatctgatgatgatgatgatgatgatagcagtGACTAA